Proteins from one Syntrophaceae bacterium genomic window:
- a CDS encoding DMT family protein, which translates to MYRVSAVLETVLLLILSNLFMTFAWYGHLKFMNGWPLVMVILLSWGIALFEYMLQVPANRIGFQHYNLAQLKVIQEVITMIVFAGFAFFVMKQPLKWDYMWAALCLVGAVYFIFRGGMPHT; encoded by the coding sequence ATTTACCGGGTTTCGGCCGTGCTCGAAACGGTTCTGCTGCTGATTCTGTCCAACCTGTTCATGACGTTTGCCTGGTACGGCCATCTCAAGTTCATGAACGGCTGGCCCCTGGTGATGGTGATCCTGCTGAGCTGGGGTATCGCCCTGTTCGAATACATGCTCCAGGTGCCCGCCAACAGGATCGGCTTCCAGCATTACAATCTTGCCCAGCTCAAGGTGATCCAGGAAGTGATCACCATGATCGTCTTTGCCGGGTTCGCTTTTTTTGTCATGAAGCAGCCCCTGAAATGGGACTACATGTGGGCCGCTCTCTGCCTTGTCGGGGCCGTCTATTTCATCTTCCGCGGCGGCATGCCCCACACATAA
- a CDS encoding PEP-CTERM sorting domain-containing protein has product MGKDDLLQAIVTRIRHTALTALLILALATPASASNYNFIVDYSGGDSAVLATGSDDLLATTLQSGDSFSYTLQAVGNGEWSTIASGDIFPLFALSLTEDGTRTGNFTFNLLNNGSSIFSYSDTVSNAFIHLGTNSVSLEQGLVFDAFQIDYLITSATVGSTPNSLLPWPDTAPELYEPGIISFNTNAVPEPATMLLLGFGLMGLAGVRRRMK; this is encoded by the coding sequence ATGGGGAAAGACGATCTTCTGCAGGCAATAGTGACTCGTATACGCCATACGGCTTTGACCGCTCTTCTGATCTTGGCCCTTGCCACGCCGGCTTCGGCCTCCAATTACAACTTCATAGTTGACTACAGCGGCGGCGATTCGGCGGTCTTGGCTACAGGCAGTGATGATCTTCTGGCGACCACACTTCAGTCGGGTGATAGCTTTTCCTACACCCTTCAAGCGGTTGGCAACGGAGAGTGGTCGACAATCGCATCCGGCGACATCTTCCCGTTGTTTGCCTTGTCTTTGACAGAAGATGGTACACGCACCGGTAACTTCACGTTTAACCTGTTGAACAACGGTTCGTCCATCTTCTCATACTCCGATACCGTGTCTAACGCATTTATCCACCTCGGCACGAACAGTGTCAGCCTGGAGCAGGGCCTGGTGTTCGATGCATTCCAGATAGACTACTTGATCACGTCGGCTACTGTCGGCAGTACGCCGAATTCGCTACTGCCTTGGCCGGACACAGCACCTGAGCTATATGAGCCTGGCATCATCTCATTCAACACGAATGCCGTTCCTGAGCCCGCAACGATGTTGCTTCTTGGTTTTGGACTGATGGGATTGGCAGGCGTCAGGCGGAGGATGAAGTAA
- a CDS encoding PEP-CTERM sorting domain-containing protein, producing the protein MKKHILWMILVACCCTFAGELWVAPSTASGNTYEVFSAEGITWADARTAAEAAGGWLATITSQAEQDEIAALVYGEGFEFWIGGYTEDFQNWKWVTGETWGYTNWWSGYGEFEPNNEEGVEYWLAMYGVAEDGYPGTWNDEHSLFIIYGYVVEYAAVPEPATMLLLGLGLMGLAGARRKFRS; encoded by the coding sequence ATGAAAAAGCATATTTTATGGATGATTCTTGTTGCATGTTGCTGCACCTTTGCCGGTGAATTGTGGGTAGCCCCATCTACCGCCAGCGGGAACACATATGAAGTGTTTTCTGCAGAAGGTATTACGTGGGCGGATGCACGTACCGCTGCAGAAGCAGCGGGTGGTTGGTTGGCAACCATTACGAGCCAGGCCGAGCAGGATGAAATCGCAGCACTTGTTTACGGAGAGGGGTTTGAGTTCTGGATTGGAGGATATACGGAAGATTTCCAGAATTGGAAATGGGTGACGGGCGAAACGTGGGGATATACCAATTGGTGGAGCGGATACGGAGAATTTGAGCCCAATAACGAGGAAGGGGTGGAATATTGGCTGGCAATGTACGGAGTAGCGGAAGATGGTTATCCCGGTACCTGGAATGATGAACACAGCCTGTTTATCATCTATGGTTATGTGGTTGAATATGCCGCCGTTCCCGAACCTGCCACGATGCTCCTTCTCGGACTGGGTCTGATGGGGTTGGCAGGAGCCAGGAGAAAGTTCAGGAGCTAG
- a CDS encoding PAS domain S-box protein: MPQKKHVRPTDRSYRDFFHNAPIGIFITTPGGRFLDANPDLARMLGYKTPEELMDSVTDIGAQLYADPEVRNRVKHLLLKHGEVLNFECRIVRRDGTVFWVSYCVRAVRDDEGRILHFQGFLIDISERKRAEEALSESENRYRHITENMRDIVTETDAGGIILYTSPSHRTLLGDSPEEVIGRSSFDRIHPEDRGRVAAEYMDGIRTKRDRDAEYRYRHADGHYVWLRSSGRTFYDASGNLTGIIINSHDITERKRAEEELRESEERYRSIYENAIEGIYQSTPEGRYISVNPAMARLCGYASPEEMVATVTDIETQYYADSEDRRRYKRLLDEQGKIDHFEYPVRRKDGSTLWVSANARTVCNANGDIVHYEGRVQDITERKQMETERAFRNALLSAQQEASIDGILAVDSKGKIILHNKRFTEIWKVPPDVVATQSDELLLQSVRQWLVDPEAFLEKVKYLYDHQQESSRDEIPLNDGRIIERYSSPLMGADNQYFGRVWFFRDITERKRAEQELRESERQLATLMSNLPGMAYRCQNDPNWTMVFISDGAQALTGYPAADLLENRTVSYSDLVHPEDREAIWSHVQSSLERRQPFVLNYRLQRATGEERWVWEQGRGVFDAQDRLLYLEGLVLDVTDRKQAEEALRESETRYSTFISSTSDFVFLKDDRFRHIVANKALADFYGRPPEEVIGLSDFDLMPEEAARSCRASDREAVIMGSVVSTEEAVGERVFETTKFHVPLQSGKTGVGGFIRDITERKRAVEERRELEEQLRRAEKMEALGLLAGGVAHDLNNILGVMVGYSELLAEKLPEGSPTRRHADNILQASIRGAAIIQDLLTLARRGVSVSDVVDLGGIISDYLGTQEFKELRDHHPQVAFTAELTDGLLNIKGSPIHLVKTVMNLVSNAFESIAGRGKVALRTENRYLDQPIRGYDDVQEGDYVVLTVSDTGGGISAEDLGKIFEPFYTKKVMGRSGTGLGLAVVWGTVKDHSGYIDVQSTEGEGSTFTLYFPVTREKSDRDDSAVSPVSCQGGGESILVVDDVKEQRELAISMLERLGYQVEAVTGGEAAVAFLRSRKVDLVVLDMIMDPGIDGMETYRRILEIHPRQKAILASGYSETDRVRQTLEMGAGAFVQKPYILEKIGLAVRTELDRK; encoded by the coding sequence ATGCCGCAGAAAAAACACGTCCGGCCTACGGACCGCAGCTATCGGGATTTTTTCCATAACGCCCCCATCGGAATCTTCATCACCACGCCGGGCGGCCGGTTTCTCGACGCGAATCCGGACCTGGCCCGGATGCTGGGTTACAAGACACCGGAGGAGCTGATGGATTCCGTGACGGACATCGGGGCCCAGCTCTATGCCGACCCGGAGGTCAGGAACAGGGTCAAACACCTCCTCCTGAAGCACGGAGAAGTCCTGAATTTCGAGTGCCGCATCGTCCGCAGGGACGGGACCGTTTTCTGGGTATCCTACTGCGTCCGGGCCGTGCGGGACGACGAAGGGCGGATTCTGCATTTCCAGGGATTCCTCATCGACATCTCGGAACGCAAGCGGGCGGAGGAAGCGCTCAGCGAGAGTGAAAACAGATACCGTCACATCACGGAAAACATGAGGGATATCGTGACCGAAACGGACGCCGGAGGGATCATTCTATACACCAGCCCTTCCCACCGGACCCTGCTGGGAGACAGTCCGGAAGAAGTCATCGGCCGGTCCTCCTTCGATCGCATCCATCCCGAAGACCGCGGACGGGTCGCGGCCGAATACATGGATGGCATTCGCACAAAAAGGGACCGCGATGCGGAGTATCGTTATCGGCACGCCGACGGTCACTACGTATGGCTCCGCTCGTCGGGCCGCACCTTTTACGATGCCTCGGGGAATCTCACGGGCATCATCATCAATTCGCACGACATCACGGAGCGCAAGCGGGCAGAGGAGGAGTTGCGGGAAAGCGAGGAGCGCTACCGAAGCATTTACGAGAACGCCATCGAGGGCATCTACCAGAGCACTCCCGAAGGTCGCTACATCAGCGTCAACCCGGCCATGGCGCGCCTATGCGGATATGCCTCGCCGGAGGAGATGGTCGCGACCGTGACCGACATTGAAACGCAGTATTACGCCGATTCCGAAGATCGCCGCCGATACAAAAGGCTTCTCGATGAACAGGGGAAAATCGACCATTTCGAATACCCGGTGCGGCGCAAGGACGGAAGCACGCTCTGGGTATCCGCCAACGCCAGAACGGTGTGCAATGCTAACGGCGACATTGTCCATTACGAGGGAAGGGTTCAGGACATCACCGAGCGCAAGCAGATGGAGACGGAGAGAGCTTTCCGGAACGCCCTTCTGTCCGCCCAGCAGGAAGCGTCCATTGACGGCATCCTGGCCGTGGACAGCAAGGGGAAGATCATTCTGCACAACAAGCGCTTTACGGAAATATGGAAGGTTCCTCCCGACGTCGTTGCCACGCAATCCGATGAATTGTTGCTGCAATCGGTCCGGCAGTGGCTTGTCGATCCGGAGGCCTTTCTGGAAAAGGTGAAGTACCTCTACGATCATCAGCAGGAATCCAGCCGGGATGAAATTCCGCTGAACGACGGAAGGATCATCGAACGCTACTCCTCACCCCTGATGGGGGCCGACAACCAGTATTTCGGCCGGGTGTGGTTCTTCCGCGACATCACCGAGCGCAAACGGGCGGAACAAGAGCTGCGGGAGAGCGAACGGCAGCTGGCCACCCTCATGAGCAACCTGCCGGGCATGGCCTATCGCTGCCAAAACGACCCGAACTGGACCATGGTATTCATCAGCGACGGTGCGCAGGCATTGACCGGCTATCCCGCCGCCGACCTGCTGGAAAACAGAACGGTGTCGTATTCCGACCTGGTTCACCCCGAGGACCGGGAAGCCATCTGGAGTCATGTTCAGTCCTCCCTGGAACGGCGGCAGCCGTTCGTGCTGAATTACCGACTGCAAAGGGCAACCGGTGAGGAGCGTTGGGTCTGGGAGCAGGGACGGGGCGTCTTTGACGCCCAGGATCGCCTGCTCTACCTGGAAGGCCTGGTCCTGGACGTCACCGACCGCAAGCAGGCGGAGGAGGCGTTGCGGGAGAGTGAAACGCGCTACAGCACCTTCATCAGCAGCACGTCGGACTTTGTCTTCCTGAAGGACGACCGGTTCCGGCACATCGTGGCAAACAAAGCGCTGGCCGACTTTTACGGGCGGCCGCCCGAGGAAGTCATCGGCCTGTCCGATTTCGACCTGATGCCCGAAGAGGCGGCGCGAAGCTGCCGTGCCTCGGACCGGGAGGCCGTCATCATGGGCTCCGTCGTCAGTACGGAGGAGGCCGTCGGGGAGCGCGTATTCGAGACAACCAAGTTTCACGTGCCGCTGCAGAGCGGCAAAACCGGAGTCGGCGGTTTCATCCGCGACATCACCGAGCGCAAGCGGGCCGTGGAAGAGCGCCGTGAACTGGAGGAGCAGTTGCGGAGAGCGGAGAAGATGGAGGCGCTCGGGCTTCTGGCGGGCGGCGTCGCGCATGACCTCAACAACATCCTCGGCGTCATGGTCGGCTATTCGGAGCTGCTGGCGGAAAAGCTGCCCGAAGGCAGTCCCACAAGGCGGCATGCGGACAACATCCTTCAAGCCAGCATCCGGGGAGCGGCGATCATCCAGGACCTCCTGACCCTGGCCCGGAGGGGCGTCAGCGTTTCGGACGTGGTCGATCTGGGCGGGATCATCTCCGATTACCTCGGAACGCAGGAGTTCAAAGAACTGAGAGATCACCACCCGCAGGTCGCCTTCACGGCGGAGCTCACGGACGGTCTTTTGAACATCAAGGGATCACCCATCCACCTGGTCAAGACCGTCATGAATCTCGTGTCCAACGCCTTCGAGTCCATCGCCGGCCGGGGGAAGGTTGCGCTCCGAACCGAAAACCGCTACCTGGACCAGCCCATCCGGGGGTACGACGACGTTCAGGAGGGGGACTACGTCGTCCTGACGGTTTCCGACACGGGCGGCGGGATCTCCGCGGAGGATCTGGGCAAAATCTTCGAGCCCTTCTACACGAAGAAAGTGATGGGACGAAGCGGGACCGGCCTGGGACTGGCCGTCGTCTGGGGAACCGTCAAGGACCACAGCGGCTACATCGACGTGCAGAGCACCGAGGGCGAGGGAAGCACCTTCACGCTCTATTTCCCCGTCACGAGAGAAAAGAGCGACAGGGATGACAGCGCCGTCTCCCCCGTTTCCTGCCAGGGCGGGGGGGAGTCCATCCTGGTGGTGGACGACGTGAAGGAGCAGCGCGAACTGGCCATCAGCATGCTGGAAAGGCTGGGGTATCAGGTCGAGGCCGTCACCGGCGGGGAGGCGGCGGTTGCCTTCCTTCGAAGCCGGAAGGTGGACCTGGTGGTGCTGGACATGATCATGGATCCGGGGATCGACGGCATGGAGACGTACCGCAGGATTCTCGAAATCCACCCCCGGCAGAAGGCGATCCTCGCCAGCGGCTATTCGGAAACGGACCGGGTCCGGCAAACCCTGGAAATGGGCGCCGGCGCATTCGTCCAGAAGCCCTACATCCTCGAGAAGATCGGTCTCGCGGTCCGGACGGAGCTGGACCGGAAGTAG